In Spirosoma aureum, a single genomic region encodes these proteins:
- a CDS encoding 30S ribosomal protein S16, with the protein MAVKIRLSRRGRKRMAIYDIVVAESTSPRDGRFIEKIGSYNPNTDPSTVVLKSERAVHWLLVGAQPTDTARSVLSHEGIMYRKHLQVGVNKGAITQEQADEKFTTWKDDKENRKAGSADTKTQTKEQARAARLEAERKVNEARAEAIAKKNKVEEPVAEAPAVEAAVEEAPATEAAAPEETPVADAPAAE; encoded by the coding sequence ATGGCTGTTAAAATCCGTTTATCGCGTCGTGGACGCAAAAGAATGGCGATATACGACATCGTCGTGGCTGAATCAACTTCGCCCCGTGATGGCCGGTTCATTGAGAAAATCGGTTCGTATAACCCCAACACAGACCCTTCGACGGTTGTATTGAAGTCGGAGCGGGCCGTACATTGGCTCTTAGTTGGTGCTCAACCGACCGATACCGCCCGTTCGGTATTGTCGCATGAAGGCATCATGTATCGCAAACACCTGCAGGTAGGCGTTAACAAAGGCGCTATCACGCAGGAACAGGCTGATGAGAAATTCACAACCTGGAAAGATGATAAAGAGAATCGTAAGGCAGGTTCAGCCGATACCAAAACGCAAACCAAAGAGCAGGCTCGTGCCGCGCGTCTGGAAGCTGAGCGTAAGGTAAACGAAGCGCGTGCTGAAGCGATCGCTAAGAAAAACAAAGTGGAAGAACCTGTTGCCGAAGCTCCTGCTGTAGAAGCAGCCGTTGAAGAGGCTCCAGCTACCGAAGCTGCTGCACCAGAAGAAACTCCCGTTGCAGACGCTCCTGCTGCGGAATAG
- the rimM gene encoding ribosome maturation factor RimM (Essential for efficient processing of 16S rRNA): MTKDDCYQVGHITKTHGVSGELVLYLDVDNASEYADLESVLLEVKGDLIPYFIESIAIVKGSRAIIAFEDVDTIEQAERLINCGAYLPLDELEPITDETRFYFHEIVGYQVVDAQEGPLGTVRGVYAMNAQDLIAMDYLGKEVLIPINSDIVKTVDRANQKLNVSLPDGLLAIYMEEDSKEKPEVNGNEDDTDED, from the coding sequence ATGACTAAGGACGATTGCTATCAGGTAGGCCATATCACCAAGACGCATGGCGTAAGTGGTGAACTGGTTCTTTATTTAGACGTTGATAACGCCAGTGAGTATGCCGATCTGGAATCGGTACTGTTGGAGGTGAAAGGCGACTTGATTCCGTATTTCATCGAATCCATTGCTATCGTGAAAGGTAGTCGGGCAATTATTGCCTTCGAGGACGTAGATACCATCGAGCAGGCCGAACGGCTGATTAATTGCGGTGCTTATTTACCGCTCGATGAGCTGGAACCGATTACTGACGAAACCCGATTCTATTTCCATGAGATTGTCGGCTATCAGGTTGTCGATGCGCAGGAAGGACCTTTGGGCACAGTTCGTGGTGTGTATGCCATGAATGCTCAGGATCTGATCGCCATGGATTATCTCGGTAAGGAGGTCCTGATTCCCATCAATAGCGATATTGTGAAAACGGTAGACCGGGCTAATCAGAAGCTGAATGTGTCGCTTCCAGATGGTTTGCTGGCAATCTATATGGAAGAGGACAGCAAAGAAAAGCCGGAAGTGAATGGCAACGAAGACGATACCGATGAGGATTGA
- the trmD gene encoding tRNA (guanosine(37)-N1)-methyltransferase TrmD — MRIDIITCLPRLLDSFFAHSILQRAQQGGYVEIAVHDLRDFTADKHRRVDDYAFGGGAGMVMQIEPIARCIRSLQAERTYDELIYMTPDGERLNQQTANSLSLRQNLIILCGHYKGVDERVRELFITKEISIGDYVLSGGELAAAVLSDAIIRLLPGVLNDETSALTDSFQDNLLAPPVYTRPAEFEGHRVPDILLSGHEAKIDEWRYEQALERTRIRRPDLLE, encoded by the coding sequence ATGAGGATTGATATTATTACCTGTCTGCCCCGATTACTGGACAGTTTTTTTGCGCATTCAATTCTGCAGCGGGCGCAACAGGGTGGTTATGTGGAGATTGCCGTGCATGATCTGCGTGACTTTACAGCCGATAAACATCGGCGGGTAGACGATTATGCCTTTGGCGGAGGAGCCGGTATGGTGATGCAGATCGAGCCGATTGCCCGCTGTATCCGGTCTTTGCAGGCCGAACGTACCTACGACGAACTTATTTACATGACACCTGATGGGGAACGACTGAATCAGCAAACGGCTAATTCGCTTTCGTTACGTCAGAATTTAATTATCCTCTGCGGACATTACAAAGGGGTCGATGAGCGCGTTCGTGAGCTATTTATAACGAAAGAAATCAGCATCGGCGATTATGTGCTGTCGGGTGGCGAACTGGCCGCGGCTGTGCTTTCCGACGCTATTATCCGGTTATTGCCGGGTGTTCTCAATGATGAAACATCGGCTTTAACGGACTCCTTTCAGGACAATTTACTGGCCCCTCCAGTCTACACCCGTCCGGCCGAGTTTGAAGGTCATCGCGTACCTGATATTCTGTTATCGGGCCACGAAGCCAAAATTGACGAGTGGCGGTATGAACAGGCGTTGGAACGGACGCGAATACGGCGACCCGATTTGCTGGAGTAG